The Caulifigura coniformis genome includes a region encoding these proteins:
- a CDS encoding TfoX/Sxy family protein, translated as MPFSASLADRVRDAVAREPGVAEKRMFGGLAFLHRGNMLVGVHGDSLIARLGAEAADIALVESGVRPFDLTGTPMKGWVIVDADAIDSDVALRDWIGLALQFVRTLPPKASKSAGAPRKSSRPG; from the coding sequence ATGCCCTTCAGCGCCTCCCTGGCCGATCGTGTTCGCGACGCCGTCGCGCGGGAACCGGGTGTTGCTGAGAAGCGGATGTTCGGCGGGCTCGCCTTCCTGCATCGCGGAAACATGCTCGTGGGCGTCCACGGCGATTCCCTGATCGCCCGGCTCGGCGCGGAAGCCGCCGACATTGCTCTTGTCGAATCGGGCGTTCGGCCATTCGACCTGACCGGGACGCCAATGAAAGGCTGGGTCATCGTGGACGCTGATGCGATCGACAGCGACGTTGCACTGAGGGACTGGATCGGGCTGGCCCTGCAGTTCGTTCGGACGCTTCCGCCCAAGGCCTCAAAGTCTGCCGGCGCACCGCGGAAGTCGTCGCGCCCCGGCTGA
- a CDS encoding DUF1559 domain-containing protein has product MLRRRLGFTLIELLVVIAIIAILVALLLPAVQQAREAARRIQCKNNLKQLGLAFHNYADVYNALPPSRITVTVPTMAVYSGWSVCLLPFLDQSTVNNVYNFNKAHFEPENQTAVRTKLPVFICPSTPNGDRMVLLSTGPGVSTLPADRLGAASDYFARAPQLGYHVDITGRKGASAMTSNKHTRLAEFTDGLSNTIVIDEIAARPTKYVKGVATNIQTGQPGWAAWSSPNAINLFSANADCSAEGDRYVVATSTTQPQFSCLVNCCNLQGIYSFHSGSANSLVGDGSVHSIGANIDVDVLINLHTRDGGEVANFQ; this is encoded by the coding sequence ATGCTGCGAAGACGTCTCGGTTTTACCCTCATCGAACTTCTGGTGGTCATCGCCATCATCGCGATCCTGGTCGCCCTCCTCTTGCCGGCAGTCCAACAGGCGCGCGAGGCGGCCCGCCGCATTCAGTGCAAGAACAATCTCAAGCAGCTCGGACTCGCCTTCCACAACTATGCCGACGTCTACAACGCATTGCCGCCGTCGCGAATCACGGTGACGGTCCCCACGATGGCCGTCTATTCGGGTTGGTCCGTCTGCCTGCTGCCCTTCCTCGATCAGTCCACCGTCAACAACGTCTACAACTTCAACAAGGCCCACTTTGAACCGGAGAACCAGACGGCGGTGCGAACCAAGTTGCCTGTGTTCATCTGTCCCAGCACGCCCAACGGGGACAGGATGGTGCTTCTCTCGACAGGCCCCGGAGTTTCGACGTTGCCAGCGGACCGTCTGGGCGCTGCATCCGATTACTTCGCCCGCGCTCCCCAGCTCGGCTATCACGTCGACATCACCGGCCGGAAAGGGGCGTCCGCAATGACCTCCAACAAACACACGCGGCTCGCCGAGTTCACAGACGGTCTTTCCAATACCATCGTCATCGACGAAATCGCGGCCCGGCCCACCAAGTACGTCAAAGGTGTGGCGACGAATATCCAGACAGGGCAGCCGGGCTGGGCAGCGTGGTCGAGTCCGAATGCGATCAACCTCTTCTCGGCAAACGCGGATTGCTCCGCCGAAGGCGATCGCTACGTCGTCGCCACTTCCACCACGCAGCCGCAATTCAGCTGCCTCGTGAACTGCTGTAACCTGCAGGGGATCTACAGCTTCCATTCGGGCTCCGCCAATTCGCTCGTGGGAGACGGCAGCGTCCATTCGATCGGGGCCAATATCGACGTTGATGTCCTGATCAATCTGCACACTCGCGATGGAGGAGAAGTCGCGAACTTCCAGTAG
- a CDS encoding ABC transporter permease: MLRVFRLALAFLGEHRARAVLTSLAIAAAVGLVIWVSSGYDAILKTYDEYANLALGRYELAVAPIKVNDNATVPSEALKELRSDSAIASADPMWAIHAKVRSTKPPKASLSQAAKPQERGPRPADVGLESGPGSGPGARLPESLLLATDSPEPPFDMLRGQWISGGLEAAVRADAAAYWGVDAGDSLVVECQRTTLELRVAGIVQAPTLMGAGAFAIPILSPSSGELFVSTNTAEKLTGQSAAISLIGVSMNPEADLTKFRFGWAPRLSRYSTPVQFQEAYEIEEALDQAAAAQNVKLQSLAATGVAVLIAALVAMSALNMGVNERVRQYGVLRAITFTRWQIGLLIAMEGLLLGAIGFVGGVAGGWSILKVVERAASRRLYHGAELGATSLTLAAVAAFGGTFLASLVPAFRAMRVRPLEAMAPMQAVAAGRPLAPWLAIPGIVLLAVNPLMTFVFPPDFGTGVSARMTVGFVAMAIGAVLVGPLLVTSVDQCLGPVIAKMFRIDRKLLASQLTSHLWRSTGTAISMAVGLALFIGIQVWGYTMLEGFVPGSWAPDALISFRGPGLPPEHAQEIGEFPGIDGRRCLPIVVEQPRLRDDLTHSATRPSVTRQDNVVLLGIDPLRAFLSDNPLLELEWVEGNAADAVAKLKNGRGCIVPDHFLTETGLKIGDSFTLVPPQDPERSPVYEIAGAVRLPGWHWQTKLTGFRPRTHRAAALVIAGYDSVALDFDLPAATHVWFDYDMPNANPDQIATAAQGLYSRVLGRDVAIDSAAEGEPAVRVMPVERIRDVLRGNATRWIWLISQVPLVAILIAGLGLLNVMLASVRARHWEFGVLRAIGITGPTLVRAVLAEGLLIGCVAALLSLVFGMLAGWCGCGIAQYTSFFGGLHPDLVVPWRPLLVATGFLLMLATTAAAWPAWSVGRRRTLDLLQMPQ; encoded by the coding sequence ATGCTGAGAGTCTTCCGCCTCGCACTCGCGTTTCTCGGCGAACACCGTGCGCGAGCGGTGCTGACCTCGCTGGCAATCGCTGCCGCGGTGGGTCTCGTCATCTGGGTCTCCAGCGGTTACGACGCGATTCTGAAAACTTACGACGAATATGCGAACCTCGCACTCGGTCGATATGAGCTGGCGGTGGCGCCGATCAAAGTGAACGACAACGCGACCGTGCCGTCCGAAGCGCTGAAGGAGTTGCGAAGCGACTCCGCGATCGCCTCTGCCGATCCGATGTGGGCGATCCATGCGAAGGTGAGATCGACAAAGCCTCCGAAAGCTTCGCTGTCCCAGGCCGCGAAACCACAAGAGCGTGGGCCACGGCCCGCGGACGTCGGGCTGGAAAGCGGGCCGGGGTCAGGTCCAGGCGCCCGCTTGCCCGAATCGCTCCTGCTTGCGACCGACTCCCCGGAGCCGCCTTTTGACATGCTGCGCGGCCAATGGATCAGTGGAGGGCTGGAAGCGGCAGTTCGTGCGGACGCGGCCGCCTATTGGGGAGTCGATGCTGGAGACTCGCTGGTCGTCGAGTGTCAGCGGACGACGCTCGAACTGCGAGTCGCGGGCATCGTCCAGGCGCCCACATTAATGGGGGCCGGCGCGTTCGCGATCCCGATTCTCAGTCCGAGTTCGGGAGAGTTGTTCGTCTCGACGAACACAGCCGAGAAGCTCACCGGCCAGTCGGCCGCGATCAGCCTCATCGGAGTCTCAATGAATCCGGAGGCGGACCTGACAAAGTTCCGGTTCGGATGGGCTCCTCGTCTGAGCCGATACTCCACGCCCGTGCAGTTCCAGGAAGCCTACGAGATTGAAGAGGCGCTTGATCAGGCGGCCGCGGCGCAGAATGTGAAGTTGCAGTCACTGGCCGCCACGGGCGTGGCCGTGTTGATTGCAGCTCTCGTCGCGATGAGCGCGCTGAACATGGGAGTGAATGAGCGGGTTCGCCAGTACGGTGTGCTGCGTGCAATCACCTTCACGCGCTGGCAGATCGGACTGCTTATTGCGATGGAAGGTCTGCTGCTCGGGGCCATCGGTTTCGTGGGGGGAGTCGCCGGTGGGTGGAGCATCCTCAAGGTCGTCGAGCGGGCTGCCTCCAGGAGGTTGTATCACGGCGCAGAACTGGGCGCGACGAGCCTGACGCTGGCCGCCGTCGCGGCGTTTGGCGGAACCTTCCTCGCATCTCTGGTTCCGGCATTCCGCGCGATGCGGGTGAGGCCTCTGGAGGCGATGGCGCCGATGCAGGCAGTCGCAGCCGGCAGGCCGCTCGCGCCCTGGCTGGCGATTCCTGGCATCGTACTGCTGGCAGTCAATCCGCTAATGACGTTCGTCTTTCCGCCAGACTTTGGAACGGGCGTCTCCGCGCGAATGACAGTTGGATTTGTCGCCATGGCGATCGGCGCCGTGCTGGTCGGACCACTCCTCGTGACGTCCGTCGATCAATGTCTCGGCCCCGTCATCGCAAAAATGTTTCGAATCGATCGAAAACTCCTGGCGAGTCAGCTGACAAGCCATCTGTGGAGGTCGACCGGGACAGCCATTTCGATGGCAGTGGGATTGGCCCTGTTCATTGGCATTCAGGTGTGGGGCTACACGATGCTGGAAGGCTTTGTGCCGGGATCGTGGGCGCCGGACGCGCTGATCTCCTTCCGCGGCCCCGGCCTGCCGCCCGAGCATGCCCAAGAGATCGGGGAATTCCCGGGAATCGATGGGCGACGATGCCTGCCCATTGTCGTGGAGCAGCCGCGCCTCCGCGATGACCTGACTCACAGCGCCACCAGGCCCTCCGTCACACGGCAGGACAACGTCGTCTTGCTGGGAATCGATCCCTTGAGGGCGTTCCTGTCCGACAACCCGCTTCTGGAACTGGAATGGGTCGAGGGGAATGCCGCCGACGCTGTGGCGAAGCTGAAGAATGGGCGGGGGTGCATTGTGCCGGATCATTTTCTGACCGAGACCGGGCTGAAGATCGGCGATTCATTCACGCTCGTCCCTCCTCAGGATCCCGAACGCTCGCCTGTCTACGAGATTGCCGGTGCGGTCCGACTGCCAGGTTGGCATTGGCAGACGAAGCTGACGGGATTTCGGCCGCGGACCCATCGAGCGGCCGCACTCGTCATCGCCGGTTACGACTCCGTCGCGCTGGATTTCGACCTCCCGGCGGCAACGCACGTCTGGTTCGATTACGACATGCCGAACGCAAACCCTGATCAGATCGCAACTGCGGCGCAGGGCCTCTACTCCCGGGTTCTGGGGCGCGATGTGGCCATTGACAGTGCCGCCGAAGGAGAGCCGGCGGTCCGCGTGATGCCCGTCGAGCGAATTCGCGACGTGCTGCGTGGCAACGCCACGCGCTGGATCTGGCTCATCAGCCAGGTGCCGCTGGTGGCGATACTGATCGCCGGACTGGGGTTGTTGAACGTCATGCTCGCGTCCGTCCGGGCGAGGCACTGGGAGTTTGGTGTCTTGCGGGCGATCGGAATCACGGGACCAACGCTCGTTCGCGCGGTCCTCGCGGAGGGTCTTCTGATCGGGTGCGTCGCAGCACTGTTGAGCCTGGTCTTCGGAATGCTGGCGGGCTGGTGTGGTTGTGGCATCGCTCAGTACACCAGCTTCTTCGGGGGACTTCATCCCGACCTGGTCGTGCCCTGGCGGCCCCTGCTTGTTGCCACCGGATTTCTCCTGATGCTCGCAACGACGGCCGCGGCGTGGCCTGCGTGGTCCGTGGGCCGGCGACGCACTCTCGACCTCCTGCAAATGCCTCAATGA
- a CDS encoding ABC transporter ATP-binding protein → MSTHLTPLQAIDVVKHFRQGNTSVAALRGIQLTISAGEFVAIMGASGSGKSTLLHALAGLTDIDSGQVLVDGQDLAKLSDTRLTHFRGRRIGLVFQAFNLIPSLSAEDNVRLPATQTADLDQRVDQLLERLGMNSRRSHKPGALSGGEQQRIAIARSLICEPAIVLADEPTGSLDSVTGQQICELLHELSSRDGRTIAMVTHEPHVAMWADRVVVLKDGRVIGEFRPSGRHDAQEVAAGYQATVRSAREPVAC, encoded by the coding sequence ATGAGCACTCATCTCACGCCGCTGCAGGCGATCGATGTCGTCAAGCATTTCCGCCAGGGAAACACCTCGGTCGCCGCACTGCGGGGAATTCAACTGACGATTTCGGCTGGCGAATTCGTTGCCATCATGGGGGCCAGCGGCTCTGGAAAGAGCACGCTTCTCCACGCACTCGCCGGGCTGACCGACATTGATTCCGGACAAGTCCTCGTCGACGGGCAGGACCTGGCAAAGCTCTCCGACACGCGGCTGACGCACTTTCGCGGACGGCGGATCGGGCTCGTCTTTCAGGCGTTCAACCTCATCCCGAGCCTGTCGGCGGAAGACAACGTCCGCCTCCCTGCCACTCAGACTGCTGATCTGGACCAGCGCGTGGACCAGTTGCTGGAGCGACTGGGAATGAATTCAAGACGATCGCACAAGCCAGGCGCGTTGTCCGGAGGGGAACAACAGCGGATTGCCATCGCGCGGTCTTTGATCTGTGAGCCCGCGATTGTGCTCGCAGACGAGCCGACCGGAAGCCTGGACTCCGTCACTGGCCAGCAGATCTGCGAACTGCTGCATGAACTGTCGAGCCGCGACGGTCGAACGATCGCCATGGTGACGCATGAACCGCACGTCGCGATGTGGGCCGATCGGGTGGTCGTGCTCAAGGATGGTCGTGTGATCGGCGAATTCCGGCCCAGTGGGCGACACGATGCGCAGGAAGTGGCAGCTGGATACCAGGCCACCGTACGGAGCGCGCGGGAGCCGGTTGCATGCTGA
- a CDS encoding ABC transporter ATP-binding protein, whose translation MRDPAESPTAPLVVESVTKRFRQGETTVEALRNVTLRVSPGEFVAVMGASGSGKSTLLHVMSGLTRTDGGRILVEGQAISDLSDARLTDFRRRRIGLVFQQFNLISALTAIQNVMLPLLAEGGRAGDDAQKRATELLERLGLGHRVNHRPDAMSGGEQQRVAIARALVTDPAIIMADEPTGSLDSINGKALCTLLQELNEREKRAIVVVTHEPAVAAWAQRIVVMKDGAICADFRSSEFQDAHALAGHYQDIVASPALEAVR comes from the coding sequence ATGCGTGATCCTGCTGAGTCGCCGACGGCCCCGCTTGTTGTCGAGAGCGTGACGAAGCGATTTCGTCAGGGTGAAACGACTGTGGAAGCCCTGCGGAATGTCACGCTGCGTGTTTCGCCGGGTGAGTTTGTCGCCGTGATGGGGGCAAGCGGCTCCGGAAAAAGCACGCTGCTGCATGTGATGTCGGGCCTCACCCGCACCGACGGCGGGCGGATCCTCGTCGAAGGACAGGCCATCTCCGATCTGTCGGATGCGAGACTCACCGACTTCCGTCGCCGCCGCATCGGTCTGGTGTTCCAGCAGTTCAACCTCATCTCGGCGCTCACCGCAATTCAGAATGTCATGCTCCCGCTCCTCGCCGAGGGGGGACGGGCGGGCGACGATGCCCAGAAACGCGCGACCGAACTTCTTGAACGTCTCGGACTGGGCCATCGAGTAAACCATCGGCCCGATGCCATGAGCGGCGGTGAACAGCAGCGCGTGGCCATTGCCCGTGCCCTCGTCACGGATCCGGCGATCATCATGGCCGATGAGCCCACCGGCAGCCTCGATTCGATCAACGGCAAGGCGCTCTGCACGCTGCTCCAGGAACTGAACGAACGAGAGAAACGCGCGATCGTCGTGGTCACGCATGAACCGGCCGTCGCCGCCTGGGCACAGCGAATCGTCGTCATGAAGGACGGGGCGATCTGCGCGGACTTCCGTTCCAGCGAGTTCCAGGACGCGCACGCGCTGGCCGGCCACTACCAGGACATCGTGGCCTCGCCGGCCCTGGAGGCCGTGCGGTGA
- a CDS encoding FtsX-like permease family protein, which translates to MNLTWKLFIAQARHQKVRLALTALAMVAAVGVVLWVVSAYETIASRFDEQTEEFVGNYDVFVVPRSIEDSLSPELTTRLEHDPVVAAANPVAQFRMMFRKAEVPKPADQIATQQAAGSPPGRGLGRMGPMVVGTSSLEPRYPLSDGRWLAAGTTQEAVVSSGVAEALALKPGDGIEFRIKPGDVLKLTVVGITEQVDEVEFAMTRTKGGAPGGTNRGPASLAAYVPLDVIEDLTGAPAKLNLVELRLKPDAKADQLASTVGASNPAAELLRPEDVKAKLSGGFAAQAARKQAYFVTALSILASAFIIFTTLSMGVNERARQLAVLRAVGLKRSQVARLVLMEALALALLGWVGGLVGGWLLLKGLAAARPAMFPHGVTLGGSSVVLTGACSLAGALLASIFPIWKATRISPLEAMAPVQIAPRRSHWYIAVAAVSFLLIAINPVLTFLPTIDESLRFVLILAVGVPATVAGFVLLAPLVVSAVEAVFSPFVSRLLRLQTNLVRTQLSSNMWRSAGIAASLMLGLGLYTATQVWGWSMLGGFLPGRWTPNTIVKFSPALPAESLEKVKATPGIVSDSFLPIAVEQTKLVGDPLKSGDRDSAVRQDNVTLIGVDPHRAFGGNHPLFDMKFIEGNPADALEQLKQGRYCLVPETFRSIAGLGVGDRIGLIPPRNKEQPVDYTIAGVISMPGSNWITKTSGLRKQSVRTGGLVFASPEFVRKDFDLPEAEFLWFNAEPGVTKAHLEERLKPYATTEVRLPREGTERPTGAGRGRPGAAPSEGGAARRGGGPGGEPIQVTLLGDVRDGLRARGGDAIQAMGWLPLITLLVVSLGVVNTIAASVRARRWEFGILRAVGLTRWGLCRLVMSEALMVALVASLLSLAFGILTGWTCLGLVRYVSNAWFEGVATPFTIPWRQLAAGYGLCFLVCFLAALWPAISSGRAEPLNLLQAGRSAT; encoded by the coding sequence GTGAACCTCACCTGGAAACTGTTTATTGCGCAAGCCCGGCATCAGAAAGTGCGCCTGGCGCTTACGGCCCTCGCGATGGTGGCGGCCGTCGGCGTTGTCCTGTGGGTCGTGTCGGCCTACGAGACCATCGCGTCCCGTTTCGATGAGCAGACCGAGGAGTTCGTCGGGAACTATGACGTCTTTGTCGTTCCCCGGAGCATCGAGGACTCCCTGTCGCCGGAACTGACGACCCGGCTTGAACATGATCCGGTCGTGGCCGCGGCGAATCCCGTCGCGCAGTTCCGGATGATGTTCCGGAAGGCGGAAGTGCCGAAGCCCGCGGATCAGATCGCAACGCAGCAGGCGGCTGGTTCTCCTCCAGGGCGGGGACTGGGGCGGATGGGGCCGATGGTCGTCGGGACCAGTTCTCTCGAACCCCGCTATCCGCTCAGCGACGGCCGCTGGCTCGCCGCTGGAACCACTCAGGAAGCGGTGGTCAGCAGCGGCGTCGCAGAAGCATTGGCTCTCAAGCCTGGAGACGGGATCGAGTTTCGGATAAAGCCCGGCGACGTCCTGAAGCTGACGGTCGTCGGGATTACCGAGCAGGTTGACGAAGTCGAATTTGCAATGACGCGGACGAAGGGGGGCGCACCGGGGGGCACGAACCGTGGCCCGGCCTCGCTGGCAGCGTATGTCCCGCTCGATGTGATTGAAGATCTGACTGGCGCGCCGGCGAAGCTCAATCTGGTCGAACTCCGATTGAAGCCTGATGCCAAGGCCGACCAACTTGCATCCACCGTTGGGGCGTCGAACCCGGCAGCTGAGTTGCTGCGTCCCGAGGACGTCAAGGCGAAACTTTCCGGCGGATTTGCGGCCCAGGCGGCGCGCAAGCAGGCCTATTTCGTGACGGCCCTGTCGATTCTCGCTTCCGCGTTCATCATCTTCACGACGCTGAGCATGGGGGTGAACGAGCGGGCCCGGCAGTTGGCCGTGCTGAGGGCCGTGGGGTTGAAGCGATCGCAGGTGGCCAGGCTGGTCCTTATGGAAGCGTTGGCTCTCGCGCTATTGGGGTGGGTGGGCGGGTTAGTCGGCGGGTGGTTGCTGCTGAAAGGCCTCGCGGCAGCCAGGCCGGCGATGTTTCCTCATGGAGTCACGCTCGGTGGATCCAGCGTCGTGCTCACTGGGGCCTGCTCGCTGGCGGGCGCGCTGCTGGCTTCGATCTTCCCGATCTGGAAGGCGACGCGCATCAGTCCTCTGGAAGCGATGGCGCCCGTTCAGATCGCGCCTCGACGGTCGCATTGGTACATCGCCGTCGCGGCCGTCAGCTTCCTGCTGATCGCCATCAATCCGGTGCTGACGTTCCTGCCGACCATCGACGAATCGCTGAGGTTCGTCCTGATTCTGGCGGTGGGAGTTCCCGCAACCGTGGCCGGGTTCGTCCTGCTCGCGCCACTCGTGGTCAGCGCCGTCGAGGCGGTTTTCAGCCCGTTCGTTTCGAGGCTGCTGCGCCTGCAGACAAACCTCGTCCGGACACAGCTGAGCAGCAACATGTGGCGGTCTGCAGGAATTGCAGCGTCGCTGATGCTCGGCCTCGGGCTTTACACCGCGACGCAGGTGTGGGGCTGGTCGATGCTCGGCGGCTTTCTGCCGGGCCGCTGGACTCCCAACACCATTGTGAAATTCTCGCCCGCGCTACCGGCGGAGTCGCTGGAAAAGGTCAAAGCCACACCTGGAATCGTTTCGGATTCCTTCCTCCCGATCGCGGTCGAACAGACGAAGCTCGTCGGCGATCCGTTGAAGAGCGGTGATCGCGATTCGGCCGTGCGGCAGGACAACGTCACGCTGATCGGAGTGGACCCGCATCGGGCGTTTGGCGGCAATCACCCCCTCTTCGACATGAAGTTTATTGAGGGAAACCCTGCGGACGCACTGGAGCAACTCAAGCAGGGGCGCTATTGCCTCGTGCCCGAGACATTCCGATCGATCGCCGGACTCGGAGTCGGAGATCGGATCGGCCTGATTCCGCCCAGGAACAAGGAGCAGCCTGTCGACTACACGATCGCCGGCGTCATCTCGATGCCGGGATCGAACTGGATCACCAAGACATCCGGCCTCCGCAAGCAATCGGTTCGCACCGGCGGCCTGGTGTTTGCCTCGCCCGAATTCGTCCGGAAAGACTTTGATCTGCCCGAAGCGGAATTTCTGTGGTTCAACGCGGAACCGGGAGTCACCAAGGCGCACCTCGAAGAACGCCTGAAGCCCTACGCGACGACGGAAGTTCGTCTTCCGCGAGAGGGGACAGAACGACCGACCGGTGCCGGACGCGGCCGTCCCGGCGCCGCCCCGTCCGAGGGAGGAGCGGCGCGGCGGGGCGGTGGTCCCGGCGGCGAGCCGATCCAGGTGACGCTGCTCGGAGATGTTCGTGACGGCCTGCGCGCACGGGGCGGCGACGCCATCCAGGCGATGGGCTGGCTGCCGCTGATCACCCTCCTCGTCGTTTCACTGGGCGTGGTCAACACGATTGCTGCTTCGGTGCGGGCCCGGCGGTGGGAGTTTGGGATCTTGCGAGCCGTCGGATTGACTCGCTGGGGATTGTGCCGGCTGGTGATGTCTGAGGCGCTGATGGTGGCGCTGGTGGCCAGCCTGTTAAGCCTTGCCTTCGGAATCCTGACGGGTTGGACCTGCCTGGGGCTCGTGCGCTACGTCAGCAACGCATGGTTCGAGGGAGTGGCGACACCGTTCACCATTCCCTGGCGTCAGCTCGCGGCCGGTTACGGACTTTGCTTCCTGGTCTGTTTTCTCGCCGCTTTGTGGCCTGCAATTTCATCTGGACGTGCCGAGCCCCTCAACCTGTTACAGGCCGGAAGGTCTGCGACATAG
- a CDS encoding alpha/beta hydrolase has product MIRHSPTFALFVVATIGTAVQADTPSRITDHGEYRLPRTNDLALRSKAGRDYRLLISSPEGEPPEAGFPVLYVLDANSCFGTVVEAQRLQVRRGQTTGITPAVIVGIGYPGDGPFDPGRRTYDLTTPGEAGKLPRRPDGSPWPASGGADEFLDFIENEVKPLVESRVQIDRSRQAIFGHSFGGLFVLHAMFNRPEAFHSYIAASPSVWWNDFALQKAEERFAKRCAQSPVRLRLRVTTGELEKNSGPTARLAPTAASTGFGSTEDMAMRLQKLADRGVRVEFHEYPGENHGSVLPVALNHGLRFALTSETRDGPKRE; this is encoded by the coding sequence ATGATTCGCCATTCGCCCACCTTCGCCCTCTTCGTCGTCGCCACCATCGGCACCGCCGTCCAGGCCGACACACCGTCGCGAATCACCGACCACGGGGAATACCGGCTCCCTCGCACCAACGACCTTGCCCTGAGATCAAAGGCCGGCCGTGACTACCGCCTGCTGATCTCGTCCCCCGAGGGAGAGCCGCCCGAGGCAGGCTTCCCCGTGCTCTACGTGCTCGATGCCAACTCCTGCTTCGGAACGGTTGTCGAGGCGCAGCGGCTGCAGGTGCGACGCGGACAGACCACCGGAATCACACCGGCCGTGATTGTCGGGATCGGTTACCCCGGCGACGGCCCGTTTGATCCCGGTCGTCGAACGTACGACCTCACGACTCCCGGCGAAGCCGGGAAGCTGCCCAGGCGGCCGGACGGGTCGCCCTGGCCCGCCAGCGGGGGCGCCGACGAGTTTCTCGACTTCATCGAGAATGAAGTGAAGCCGCTGGTCGAGTCTCGGGTCCAGATCGATCGGTCCCGCCAGGCGATCTTCGGACACTCGTTCGGCGGCCTGTTTGTGCTGCATGCGATGTTCAACCGGCCGGAGGCATTCCACTCTTACATCGCCGCCAGCCCCAGCGTGTGGTGGAACGACTTTGCGTTGCAGAAGGCCGAGGAACGCTTTGCGAAACGCTGTGCTCAGTCTCCCGTTCGTCTTCGCCTGCGGGTCACGACAGGCGAACTGGAGAAGAACTCGGGGCCGACCGCCCGTCTGGCGCCGACGGCCGCCTCAACCGGCTTCGGGTCGACTGAGGACATGGCGATGCGCCTCCAGAAACTTGCGGACCGGGGAGTGCGCGTCGAGTTTCACGAGTATCCCGGCGAGAACCACGGGTCCGTGCTGCCTGTGGCGCTGAATCACGGTCTTCGATTCGCGCTGACCTCGGAGACTCGCGACGGACCGAAGCGGGAATGA
- a CDS encoding DUF1559 domain-containing protein: protein MAQLKTAARRLAFTLIELLVVIAIIAILIALLLPAVQQAREAARRTQCKNNLKQIGLALHNYISTCNEMLPNGGGTLSGYPNDHSPLCKLLPYCDQANLQNLVDFGIQMGHPASVALPAALRPVARTPIPMFLCPSDPAPSVTPFTTNQTDNVMYSGSNYLGNQSDGTLTTPAQTHPINPGNGLFWVGGSVRIAWCTDGTSNTIAFAETCRGDGIRTPNTNPITDPRKYRAFGVSDVYAYVDTGTGAHTHWDGGRGTTWLRSTVPEGGIMNGYLVPNSKSPDAIIGSTKLTASRSWHTGGAHAVFMDGSVRFLGDSVDKTTYRGAWTRSGGEVLGEF from the coding sequence GTGGCCCAGTTGAAGACAGCTGCGAGAAGGCTCGCGTTTACGCTGATTGAACTGTTGGTCGTGATCGCGATCATCGCGATCCTGATCGCCCTGCTGCTACCGGCCGTTCAGCAGGCCCGCGAGGCGGCTCGTCGGACGCAGTGCAAGAACAATCTCAAGCAGATTGGTCTCGCCCTGCACAACTACATCAGCACCTGCAACGAAATGTTGCCGAACGGCGGCGGAACACTGAGCGGTTATCCGAACGACCATTCCCCGCTCTGCAAGCTGCTGCCGTATTGCGATCAGGCCAACCTGCAGAATCTCGTCGATTTCGGAATTCAGATGGGGCACCCGGCGTCGGTGGCGCTGCCCGCAGCCCTGCGGCCTGTTGCAAGGACTCCGATTCCGATGTTCCTGTGTCCCTCGGACCCGGCTCCCTCGGTGACGCCCTTCACCACCAACCAGACCGACAATGTGATGTACTCAGGGTCGAACTACCTGGGCAATCAGAGCGACGGGACGCTGACCACTCCGGCGCAGACTCATCCGATCAATCCGGGGAACGGCCTGTTCTGGGTCGGCGGGAGTGTCCGAATCGCCTGGTGCACGGATGGAACGTCGAACACGATCGCATTCGCTGAAACCTGTCGCGGCGATGGCATTCGCACGCCCAACACAAACCCGATCACAGATCCCCGGAAGTATCGTGCATTCGGCGTGTCGGATGTGTACGCCTACGTCGACACCGGCACGGGAGCACACACGCATTGGGATGGCGGACGCGGAACCACCTGGCTCCGCAGCACGGTCCCCGAGGGGGGCATCATGAACGGCTATCTCGTCCCGAACAGCAAATCGCCCGATGCCATCATCGGATCGACAAAACTCACCGCCTCCCGAAGCTGGCACACCGGCGGAGCGCATGCTGTGTTTATGGACGGCAGCGTTCGATTCCTGGGCGACTCGGTCGACAAAACCACCTATCGCGGAGCATGGACTCGGAGCGGCGGCGAAGTCCTGGGCGAGTTCTAA